From Denitrovibrio acetiphilus DSM 12809, the proteins below share one genomic window:
- a CDS encoding response regulator transcription factor, producing MNNNSGIKILVVDDDPDILEVLRLLLDLEGYNVITASNGITGLALARENTPDMIVLDLNLPDINGQQICKIIRSELDIPIMILSARDNVSDKVVCLEYGADDYMTKPFENIELIARVKAILRRSEKNNTSQEAGTGDVLIFHHMTIDKASRQVFIKDEKVALTPKEYEILLYFVGKTGHVLSRDDIVNDIWGKNSIYSWSRSLDVHIKNLRQKIEINPKNPDIVKTVSGVGYKIKK from the coding sequence ATGAACAACAACTCAGGCATCAAAATACTCGTTGTGGACGATGATCCGGATATTCTTGAAGTGCTGCGCCTTCTGCTGGATCTGGAAGGTTACAACGTTATCACTGCATCAAACGGCATTACAGGACTTGCACTCGCCAGAGAAAATACTCCGGACATGATCGTTCTTGACCTCAACCTACCGGATATCAACGGGCAGCAGATATGTAAGATAATAAGGAGCGAACTGGACATCCCTATTATGATATTGTCTGCAAGAGATAATGTGTCAGACAAAGTTGTCTGCCTTGAATACGGCGCTGATGACTACATGACAAAACCGTTTGAAAATATAGAGCTTATAGCACGTGTTAAGGCTATCCTGCGCAGATCAGAAAAAAATAACACAAGTCAGGAAGCCGGAACAGGCGATGTGCTGATTTTTCACCATATGACTATAGACAAGGCCAGCAGGCAGGTTTTCATAAAAGACGAAAAAGTTGCACTGACACCAAAAGAATATGAGATACTTCTTTATTTCGTGGGCAAAACAGGGCATGTTCTCTCCCGTGATGACATTGTTAATGATATATGGGGTAAAAACTCTATTTATTCATGGTCCAGAAGCCTTGATGTTCATATCAAAAATTTACGGCAGAAAATTGAAATCAACCCTAAAAATCCTGATATAGTAAAAACGGTATCTGGCGTGGGGTATAAGATCAAAAAATGA
- a CDS encoding c-type cytochrome produces the protein MKKSILALTFVLALTMFAAASSDGSSEYVKCKGCHGSDGSKAPLGVDSAIIKGQSKAEIANKLKGYKDDTYGGAKKSIMKSQSKRLSDDDIAALADYISKF, from the coding sequence ATGAAGAAATCAATTCTCGCTCTTACTTTTGTTCTCGCCCTTACAATGTTTGCAGCTGCTTCTTCGGACGGCAGCTCAGAGTATGTAAAATGTAAAGGCTGCCACGGATCAGATGGCTCAAAAGCGCCTCTGGGTGTTGATTCTGCCATTATAAAAGGTCAGTCCAAAGCCGAAATTGCAAACAAGCTTAAAGGCTATAAAGACGACACATACGGCGGCGCTAAGAAAAGCATTATGAAAAGCCAGTCAAAAAGACTGTCTGATGATGACATAGCTGCACTGGCAGACTATATCTCAAAATTCTAA
- a CDS encoding cytochrome C oxidase subunit IV family protein, whose translation MEHNQHHHITSLKTASAVLGVLLFLTFVTVAVSRINLGYFNVVVALALATTKSLFVILFFMHLKYENRMLKAFVFICFLILAIFIGMTFFDVGYRAV comes from the coding sequence ATGGAACACAATCAACATCACCATATAACGTCTCTGAAAACAGCTTCCGCTGTTCTTGGGGTGCTCCTGTTTCTTACATTTGTTACCGTTGCGGTGTCGAGAATCAACCTCGGATATTTTAACGTTGTGGTGGCTCTTGCACTTGCTACAACAAAGTCGCTTTTTGTCATACTATTTTTCATGCACCTCAAGTATGAAAACAGAATGCTCAAGGCATTTGTGTTTATATGTTTTCTTATACTTGCCATATTTATTGGTATGACATTCTTCGATGTCGGCTACAGGGCGGTGTGA
- the ctaD gene encoding cytochrome c oxidase subunit I, producing the protein MQNQTSSPLPTFFEDSGNGRKGIMSWLTSTDHKRIGLMYLYMVLGMFIVGVCLGLAIRLELIAPGKTIMEAQTYNAVFTLHGVIMIFIVVIPSIPAAFGNIILPIQLGAEDVAFPRLNLFSWYLYMFGTFLALLSLFTGDGPPDTGWTFYVPFSEFTTTNVNTAVAGVFILGFSSILTGLNFITTIHRLRAPGLGWKKLSLFAWSLYATGWIQVLATPVLGITVLLIMAERILGVGLFDPAKGGDPILYQHLFWIYSHPAVYIMVLPAMGVVSEIIPVFARKPIFGYKAIAFSSLMIAFAGSLVWAHHMFTSGMSDTAVMIFSLLTFIVAIPSAIKVFNWIATLYKGSIFIEPPLLYALGFIFLFSIGGLTGLVLGSAGTDVHVHDTYFVVSHFHYVIFGGTGFGLFGAMHYWFPKIYGRMYNKNVATTGWTILMIGFNLLYFPLFIIGLEGMPRRYYDYLPQYHTGHLISTIGSWVLAAGLIVMFANLYVGMKKGKKVGRNPWGGATLEWFTPSPPPLLNFDNEPDSSRNPYRYKGVKRDE; encoded by the coding sequence ATGCAAAACCAGACGAGTTCCCCCCTTCCGACATTCTTCGAGGACTCAGGGAACGGCAGAAAAGGCATTATGAGCTGGCTGACGTCAACCGACCACAAGAGGATCGGACTGATGTACCTCTATATGGTGCTTGGGATGTTTATTGTCGGAGTTTGTCTCGGACTTGCCATCAGGCTGGAGCTCATTGCTCCCGGCAAGACTATTATGGAGGCACAAACCTACAACGCAGTATTCACACTGCACGGCGTCATAATGATATTCATTGTGGTTATCCCCAGCATACCCGCTGCCTTCGGTAACATCATCCTACCCATCCAGCTGGGAGCAGAGGACGTGGCGTTCCCCCGTCTTAATCTGTTTTCATGGTATCTGTATATGTTCGGTACATTTCTCGCACTTCTGTCACTCTTCACAGGTGACGGCCCCCCTGACACGGGCTGGACATTCTATGTACCGTTCAGCGAATTCACCACAACTAACGTCAATACAGCGGTTGCAGGCGTTTTCATACTTGGATTTTCATCTATACTGACAGGCTTGAACTTCATAACCACCATACACCGCCTGCGTGCCCCCGGGCTCGGCTGGAAGAAGCTCTCACTCTTTGCCTGGTCTTTATATGCAACAGGCTGGATACAGGTGCTTGCCACTCCGGTGCTGGGTATCACTGTTCTCCTGATTATGGCTGAACGCATCCTCGGTGTGGGACTTTTTGATCCTGCAAAGGGTGGCGACCCCATTTTATATCAGCATTTATTCTGGATATATTCCCACCCTGCTGTTTATATAATGGTTCTCCCTGCAATGGGTGTTGTTTCAGAGATAATTCCTGTATTCGCCAGAAAGCCCATCTTCGGCTATAAAGCAATTGCCTTTTCAAGCCTTATGATAGCTTTCGCCGGTTCGCTCGTCTGGGCACACCACATGTTCACATCAGGGATGAGCGACACTGCTGTTATGATATTCTCGCTTCTGACATTTATAGTTGCCATCCCCTCTGCTATCAAAGTCTTCAACTGGATCGCAACTCTGTATAAAGGCTCAATTTTCATAGAGCCCCCGCTTCTTTATGCTCTTGGATTCATATTCCTGTTCTCTATCGGCGGGCTGACAGGGCTGGTTCTTGGGTCAGCCGGAACTGACGTCCATGTACACGACACATACTTTGTTGTAAGCCACTTTCACTATGTTATCTTCGGTGGAACAGGTTTCGGGCTTTTTGGTGCAATGCACTACTGGTTCCCCAAGATATACGGACGCATGTATAATAAAAATGTCGCAACCACCGGCTGGACAATTCTTATGATAGGGTTCAATCTGCTCTACTTCCCTCTCTTCATTATAGGACTGGAAGGGATGCCCAGAAGATATTATGACTACCTCCCCCAGTACCATACAGGTCACCTTATCTCCACAATAGGCTCATGGGTGCTTGCAGCAGGACTTATTGTTATGTTTGCCAATCTTTATGTCGGCATGAAAAAAGGTAAAAAAGTCGGGCGTAACCCGTGGGGGGGAGCAACTCTGGAGTGGTTCACGCCATCGCCTCCACCGCTCCTTAACTTCGACAACGAACCCGACTCCTCCAGAAACCCCTACAGATACAAGGGGGTAAAAAGAGATGAGTAA
- a CDS encoding protoheme IX farnesyltransferase, giving the protein MTETIQLFRPKISVMVGLSAFAGACLYDSLLNREHFYAAASAVFLSAGSSALNQYQESREDKLMLRTRRRPVASGAMSGFEAVRLAVFMLALSASMMIMAGSIAGLVFLPFTIMVYNFIYTPMKKISPFALLIGSVTGAIPPVMGYVAVGGSAFSPDIMTVAVVLYIWQTPHFALLSERFSADYRLAGFKTLSSVYGKPKAELFINTWLAAFICALFFIPVSNVYCFQAMSAAHLGTTIVFASAMLCVRKSSTKTFHILNLCMVIFFLMLVVDRIIL; this is encoded by the coding sequence ATGACAGAAACAATTCAGCTATTCAGACCAAAAATATCAGTAATGGTAGGTCTTTCGGCTTTTGCCGGGGCCTGCCTTTACGACTCGCTTCTAAACAGAGAACATTTTTACGCTGCTGCTTCCGCTGTGTTTCTCTCTGCCGGAAGCTCAGCCCTCAACCAATATCAGGAAAGCAGAGAAGACAAGCTAATGCTCCGCACCAGACGCCGCCCTGTAGCCAGTGGTGCAATGTCAGGCTTCGAAGCAGTGAGATTAGCTGTGTTTATGCTGGCACTTTCCGCTTCAATGATGATCATGGCTGGCAGTATTGCAGGTCTGGTCTTTTTACCCTTTACCATAATGGTTTACAACTTCATATACACCCCTATGAAAAAGATATCTCCATTCGCTCTTCTGATAGGCTCAGTAACAGGAGCCATACCGCCTGTGATGGGCTATGTTGCTGTTGGCGGGAGTGCTTTCTCGCCTGACATTATGACTGTTGCAGTGGTCCTCTATATCTGGCAGACACCTCACTTCGCCCTTCTGTCTGAAAGATTCAGCGCAGACTACCGCCTTGCAGGTTTCAAAACTCTCTCCTCTGTTTATGGCAAGCCGAAAGCGGAACTTTTTATAAACACATGGCTGGCAGCTTTTATCTGTGCACTGTTTTTCATTCCTGTCTCTAACGTATACTGCTTTCAGGCGATGTCTGCCGCTCATCTCGGCACAACAATAGTCTTTGCCTCTGCTATGCTTTGCGTAAGGAAAAGCAGCACAAAAACATTTCATATTCTGAACTTATGTATGGTTATTTTCTTCCTAATGCTTGTAGTT
- a CDS encoding YkgJ family cysteine cluster protein, whose product MFSANIKSVHNSVKNIAAEHLSKPNKNIHQALMMAEIFKTAEITACTLVSETEKEHMECKAGCSVCCRVNIPVLLPEAIAVKEFIIETKSKSEINTLKIEMEKHLGQIKFMDEEERIFINKKCIFLDDTGRCSIYPVRPLMCRSVTSADASACKDAMSMIALNESIPVPMNIKHKNVMETAFKALAESLKEAGLCDKSREITYSVLHALQH is encoded by the coding sequence ATGTTCAGTGCTAATATTAAGAGTGTGCACAACTCTGTTAAAAACATTGCGGCGGAGCACTTATCCAAACCTAACAAGAATATCCACCAGGCATTAATGATGGCAGAGATCTTTAAAACAGCAGAAATAACCGCCTGTACTCTGGTTTCGGAAACAGAAAAAGAGCACATGGAGTGTAAAGCGGGGTGCTCTGTATGCTGCCGTGTAAACATACCTGTTCTTCTCCCTGAAGCCATTGCCGTGAAAGAATTCATTATCGAAACAAAATCAAAGAGTGAAATTAACACTTTAAAAATCGAAATGGAAAAACATCTCGGTCAGATCAAGTTTATGGATGAAGAAGAGAGAATTTTCATAAACAAGAAATGTATTTTTCTTGATGATACAGGCAGATGCAGTATCTATCCTGTGCGCCCTCTGATGTGCAGGTCAGTGACTTCCGCAGATGCCTCAGCATGCAAAGATGCTATGAGTATGATCGCTCTGAACGAATCCATACCAGTCCCTATGAACATAAAGCATAAAAATGTTATGGAGACCGCATTTAAAGCCTTAGCAGAAAGCTTAAAAGAAGCAGGGCTTTGCGATAAAAGCAGGGAAATCACCTATTCGGTTCTGCATGCACTGCAGCATTAG
- the coxB gene encoding cytochrome c oxidase subunit II — protein sequence MLETISRVDTAFQFIFGISFAIMILITLVAVFFLFKYHHTKHPDASEIDGNVAAELTWTIIPTLIVLAMFWFGWSGYKALRSAPADSMEVQVTARMWSWKFEYPNGKTSKELYVPANKPVKLNMTSLDVIHSFYVPAYRVKMDTVPGMNTYVWFNAGEPAQYDILCAEYCGVRHAFMLSKVVVLPEEEYELWLASDEQPSTDKPEAVAILEKHGCIDCHSLDGTELVGPTFKDIYGRETVVVTPDGEMTVTADEKYLETAIYDPSAEIVKNYEDMMPPFKDEMSGDELDTVIEYFKSGGTQVEKPGEKGRVIAENEGCTGCHSTDGSILVGPSFKNMIDRNLTAVKDGKKVQLKADARYIISSITHPSEYIVDGFDESMPPYDYLDDEQIKALIEYFNTLKD from the coding sequence ATGTTAGAAACAATAAGCAGAGTTGACACAGCATTTCAGTTTATCTTCGGCATCTCTTTTGCCATCATGATACTGATAACACTGGTTGCCGTCTTCTTCCTCTTCAAATATCATCACACAAAACACCCTGATGCTTCCGAGATCGACGGAAATGTCGCGGCAGAGCTCACATGGACTATCATACCGACACTAATAGTTCTTGCTATGTTCTGGTTCGGGTGGAGCGGGTATAAGGCTCTTCGCAGTGCACCTGCCGACTCGATGGAAGTTCAGGTCACTGCACGCATGTGGTCATGGAAGTTCGAATACCCGAACGGTAAGACCAGCAAAGAGCTCTATGTGCCGGCAAACAAACCAGTTAAGCTGAATATGACCTCTCTTGACGTGATACACAGCTTTTATGTACCGGCATACCGTGTAAAGATGGACACCGTCCCGGGTATGAACACATACGTGTGGTTCAACGCGGGTGAACCTGCACAATATGACATACTTTGCGCCGAATACTGCGGAGTACGTCACGCTTTCATGCTTTCAAAAGTCGTTGTTCTGCCCGAAGAAGAGTACGAACTATGGCTGGCTTCAGATGAACAGCCGTCTACTGATAAACCGGAGGCTGTTGCAATACTTGAAAAACACGGATGCATTGACTGCCATTCACTGGATGGAACAGAACTTGTCGGACCAACCTTCAAAGACATCTACGGACGTGAGACTGTTGTAGTCACTCCGGATGGTGAAATGACTGTGACTGCGGACGAAAAATATCTTGAAACAGCAATATACGACCCTTCAGCAGAGATAGTGAAAAACTATGAAGATATGATGCCTCCTTTTAAAGATGAAATGTCCGGAGATGAACTTGATACTGTCATTGAATACTTTAAAAGCGGCGGTACCCAAGTTGAAAAACCGGGAGAGAAAGGGAGAGTCATAGCGGAAAATGAAGGCTGTACAGGGTGCCACTCTACAGACGGTAGTATCCTTGTGGGACCGAGCTTCAAAAACATGATTGACAGAAACCTGACTGCTGTAAAAGACGGTAAAAAAGTTCAACTCAAAGCTGATGCAAGGTACATCATAAGCTCTATCACTCACCCTTCAGAATACATCGTTGACGGTTTTGACGAATCTATGCCGCCTTATGACTATCTGGATGATGAACAGATCAAAGCTCTTATCGAATACTTTAACACCCTGAAAGACTGA
- a CDS encoding ATP-binding protein, whose translation MKLTGKLVFSITVVLIIIVLGTVNFFWVSQKDLLMQQAHTQAKTLFEMLIVTRQWVAENRDEIKPVPAVATKMLSEYARVMTDFRFHITSDMLINPENAPDDFEKRALAKFRNNAREYHEIITVKKEHYYKYMAPLYVNNACMECHEYQGYEIGDLRGGISVTLPLKDIEATLHKNNRNYYVIGFLSFLGIVATVIFLVKALVLRHIDRLTKAAQSYKTGDFSQEVELKTGDEIQELSEAFEIMRQSILENEDHLKSELKKVSTQYTSVLTELKERNDELKTINTFKTDILDSLSHELRTPLTKIIAYSNLLIEKGLNCETEVKDKALDAVNRSAKLLNTLFNEIITLSRLESNQHPYHFIPVELKMMVKDIMHLLEKEISDKKITTKINIPDDAMLCIDGESFRHVLTNLISNAVKFNKPEGSITITYSENETHKALAFTDTGAGIPANELNRITERFYRASNVKYSFSGTGLGLSIVKRIMDGHKGFLEVSSEEDKGATFKIHIPRQLKCSSSLHGDE comes from the coding sequence ATGAAACTGACAGGAAAGCTGGTCTTCAGCATCACAGTTGTGCTTATCATTATCGTACTGGGGACAGTTAACTTCTTTTGGGTCAGCCAGAAGGATCTGCTTATGCAGCAAGCACATACACAAGCTAAGACCCTTTTTGAGATGCTTATCGTTACGAGGCAGTGGGTGGCGGAAAACAGAGATGAGATCAAGCCTGTGCCCGCTGTAGCGACAAAAATGCTTTCAGAATACGCCAGAGTGATGACGGATTTCCGTTTCCACATCACAAGCGATATGCTTATAAATCCTGAAAACGCACCGGATGATTTTGAAAAACGTGCACTGGCTAAATTCAGAAATAACGCACGGGAATATCACGAAATCATCACTGTCAAAAAAGAACACTACTATAAATACATGGCTCCTTTATATGTTAATAACGCCTGTATGGAATGCCACGAGTATCAGGGGTATGAAATAGGCGACCTCCGCGGCGGTATTTCCGTCACTCTCCCCTTGAAAGACATAGAAGCGACCCTGCACAAAAACAACAGAAACTACTACGTAATAGGCTTCCTGTCATTTCTGGGAATAGTTGCAACAGTTATCTTTCTGGTAAAAGCACTTGTACTACGGCACATTGACAGACTGACAAAAGCAGCGCAGTCATACAAAACAGGAGATTTCTCTCAGGAAGTTGAGCTAAAAACAGGTGATGAAATACAGGAACTTTCAGAAGCATTTGAAATTATGCGTCAAAGTATCCTTGAAAATGAAGATCATCTGAAATCAGAACTCAAAAAAGTCAGCACCCAGTACACATCAGTTTTGACAGAGCTTAAAGAGCGAAACGATGAACTCAAGACTATTAATACATTTAAAACAGACATTCTGGACTCGCTCTCTCATGAGCTGCGCACTCCCCTTACAAAGATAATAGCCTATTCAAACCTGCTGATTGAAAAGGGGCTGAACTGCGAAACAGAAGTTAAGGACAAAGCTCTGGACGCTGTGAACCGCAGTGCAAAGTTACTGAACACCCTCTTTAACGAAATCATTACCCTCTCACGCTTGGAGAGCAACCAGCACCCTTATCACTTTATCCCTGTGGAACTGAAAATGATGGTTAAAGATATAATGCATCTGCTCGAAAAAGAAATATCAGATAAAAAAATAACAACGAAAATTAATATACCGGACGATGCCATGCTATGCATTGACGGTGAATCTTTCAGACATGTTCTGACTAACCTTATATCCAATGCTGTCAAATTTAATAAACCAGAAGGCTCAATCACTATCACCTATTCGGAAAACGAAACTCACAAAGCACTCGCCTTCACGGACACCGGAGCAGGAATACCGGCAAATGAACTTAACCGTATTACTGAACGCTTTTACAGGGCCTCTAATGTGAAATACAGCTTCTCCGGAACAGGACTCGGACTTTCAATAGTGAAACGTATTATGGACGGACATAAGGGTTTCCTCGAGGTATCTTCAGAGGAAGACAAGGGCGCAACATTCAAAATACATATCCCCAGACAATTAAAATGCAGCAGCAGCCTTCATGGGGACGAATAG
- a CDS encoding multiheme c-type cytochrome, whose amino-acid sequence MRKYSLSLPKVTLFLIAMVMMLVASTGYAVTYKDITLDAESQKCVDCHEKERIAPKVHDQYAESAHAQNGIGCLDCHSAEASDFDAYTKKGHPVVASHPTPKDCATCHEQEVEEHTKSKHAYPFWLYAAADRAVFEPIVGTKQGCENCHNLSAMWPDGSVGECDICHSKHSFDVSLARNPNTCGECHLGPDHPQKEIYYESKHGNIFAAKGKDWDLSYNSSEVDRIPIEAPVCSTCHMDAVPGTSVKSTHNVSERLAWEAQAPWSYRTIWFEEELGTWEKKAERMKTVCKTCHAPTFIDEYILVYDLVNLQYNEIRRQFVYWTKKYESLGLIKVLKDKIVATGEEKQFSNTVLNASWYTAASELMYNSWHHEGRRFRMGSAMAAADYVQWHGIWELQHNLQAMIAWGAERGVEEAKKIYESDSPAKFFTYKLYDFPGSLFSIVTAEQFNVPALYKIIPDYWEKAKANVEQAYKKELITEDAWNLWMARYDNLDKYLGKEYPPHPIYDAYDKRRVKELNLNDPKTPLYKAVHIDLPSPSPADELIK is encoded by the coding sequence ATGAGAAAGTATTCATTGTCTTTGCCAAAAGTCACACTTTTTCTGATAGCAATGGTTATGATGCTTGTAGCAAGCACAGGTTATGCTGTGACATACAAAGACATCACACTCGATGCTGAATCACAGAAATGTGTCGACTGCCACGAGAAAGAACGTATTGCTCCGAAAGTGCATGATCAGTATGCAGAAAGTGCTCACGCACAAAATGGAATCGGTTGTCTTGACTGCCACTCCGCAGAAGCGAGCGATTTCGATGCTTATACTAAGAAAGGTCACCCTGTAGTTGCTTCACACCCAACCCCGAAAGACTGCGCAACATGCCACGAGCAGGAAGTTGAAGAGCACACAAAATCTAAGCACGCATATCCTTTCTGGCTTTATGCTGCTGCTGACAGAGCTGTTTTTGAACCTATCGTAGGTACAAAACAGGGCTGCGAAAACTGTCACAATCTTTCAGCCATGTGGCCTGACGGGTCTGTAGGCGAATGTGATATCTGCCACTCTAAGCACTCTTTTGATGTGTCTCTTGCTAGAAACCCTAATACTTGCGGTGAGTGTCACCTTGGTCCTGACCACCCGCAGAAAGAGATCTACTATGAGTCAAAACATGGTAATATCTTTGCTGCTAAAGGGAAAGACTGGGATCTGAGCTATAATTCATCTGAAGTAGACAGAATTCCAATAGAAGCTCCTGTATGTTCAACATGCCATATGGATGCAGTACCTGGAACTTCTGTAAAATCAACTCACAACGTATCTGAACGTCTTGCATGGGAAGCTCAGGCTCCATGGTCATACAGAACTATTTGGTTCGAAGAAGAGCTTGGTACATGGGAGAAGAAAGCAGAACGTATGAAGACTGTTTGTAAAACATGTCACGCTCCAACTTTCATTGATGAATATATCCTTGTTTACGACCTTGTAAACCTTCAGTACAACGAAATCCGCAGACAATTCGTTTACTGGACAAAGAAATATGAGTCACTCGGTCTTATAAAAGTTCTTAAAGACAAAATTGTTGCAACCGGCGAAGAGAAACAGTTCTCTAACACTGTCCTCAATGCAAGCTGGTATACAGCAGCTTCTGAACTTATGTATAACTCATGGCACCACGAAGGTAGAAGATTCCGTATGGGATCAGCTATGGCTGCGGCTGACTATGTTCAGTGGCACGGTATATGGGAACTCCAGCACAACCTTCAGGCTATGATAGCTTGGGGTGCTGAACGCGGTGTTGAAGAAGCTAAGAAAATCTATGAAAGTGATTCTCCTGCTAAATTCTTCACATACAAGCTTTATGATTTCCCTGGCTCACTTTTTTCTATAGTGACAGCAGAGCAGTTTAATGTTCCTGCGCTCTATAAGATTATTCCTGACTACTGGGAAAAAGCTAAAGCTAACGTTGAGCAGGCATACAAAAAAGAGCTGATCACAGAAGATGCATGGAATCTCTGGATGGCAAGATACGATAACCTTGATAAATATCTCGGTAAAGAGTATCCGCCTCATCCTATTTACGATGCATACGATAAACGCAGAGTAAAAGAACTTAATCTGAATGATCCTAAAACACCGCTTTACAAAGCAGTACATATCGATCTTCCGTCACCTTCACCGGCTGATGAACTGATTAAGTAA
- a CDS encoding SCO family protein, translating into MRNKLLAFAILTLTISLSLPAYAADNIMSDSAGSQTEMPDMDHQNHKMTDSEDMDMKDHVHKEPTKEEQINIGVTEKLGKQVALDAVFTDSEGNTIRLADIVNKPTIFAPVYYSCPNVCNFLQESLADVVPQVKLKPGEDFQVISVSFDENDTPETAKNKKINYMKAADGQIPADSWYFLSGDRENILKFTDSVGFKFLRRGVDFAHPVAIMAVSPTGKIVRYLYGTDILPFELTMATVEASKEQTGLSVKKLVSYCFSYDPQGKKYVFNVMRVSGFVVLTVLFIFAGFLFFGGKKRK; encoded by the coding sequence ATGCGAAATAAACTTTTAGCATTTGCCATCCTAACCTTAACTATATCTTTGTCCCTGCCGGCCTATGCTGCTGACAATATCATGTCAGACAGTGCAGGAAGCCAGACTGAGATGCCTGACATGGATCATCAAAACCATAAAATGACCGACAGTGAAGATATGGATATGAAAGACCATGTTCATAAAGAACCAACAAAAGAGGAACAAATAAACATCGGTGTTACCGAAAAACTAGGTAAACAGGTTGCTCTTGATGCAGTTTTCACAGACTCCGAAGGTAATACCATCAGGCTCGCCGATATAGTAAATAAACCAACCATATTTGCTCCTGTTTACTACAGCTGTCCTAACGTATGCAACTTCCTTCAGGAGAGTCTCGCAGATGTTGTCCCACAGGTTAAGCTCAAACCAGGTGAAGATTTTCAGGTTATTTCTGTCAGTTTTGATGAAAACGACACACCGGAAACTGCCAAAAACAAGAAGATTAACTATATGAAGGCTGCTGACGGACAAATACCGGCGGATTCATGGTACTTTCTCAGCGGTGACCGGGAAAACATACTGAAATTCACGGACTCCGTTGGTTTCAAATTCCTGAGGCGCGGTGTGGATTTTGCACATCCGGTTGCAATTATGGCTGTCTCCCCCACAGGTAAGATAGTCCGTTATCTATACGGAACAGACATTCTTCCGTTTGAACTCACGATGGCAACCGTTGAAGCCAGTAAAGAGCAGACAGGGCTATCTGTGAAAAAACTTGTTTCATACTGTTTCAGCTATGATCCGCAAGGGAAGAAATATGTTTTTAATGTAATGAGGGTTTCAGGGTTTGTTGTCCTGACAGTTCTCTTCATATTCGCCGGATTCTTATTTTTCGGCGGCAAAAAAAGAAAGTAA
- a CDS encoding cytochrome c oxidase subunit 3 family protein, translating to MSNVHKDYEGAKLGMWLFLFTEVLLFGGMFVLYSVYLARYPHEFHTGGKELDVFIGCLNTVVLLISSYFVAIAITYLQRGMQKKAITFTTLTILMALFFLVNKAFEWNAKFSHGIYPNSEHLLTLPKGEIIFFGLYFLMTGLHGLHVIIGGVVMGFAIYFMKKNKVNSTDFVMLENAGLYWHLVDLIWIFLFPLFYLVI from the coding sequence ATGAGTAACGTTCATAAAGACTACGAAGGTGCAAAACTCGGCATGTGGCTGTTCCTCTTTACTGAGGTTTTGTTATTCGGCGGTATGTTTGTGCTTTATTCTGTTTATCTTGCACGATACCCCCACGAATTTCATACAGGAGGAAAGGAGCTGGATGTTTTCATAGGATGCCTTAATACCGTTGTGCTCCTTATTTCCAGCTATTTTGTGGCTATCGCCATCACCTACCTCCAGAGGGGAATGCAAAAGAAAGCTATAACCTTCACCACACTAACAATACTCATGGCTCTTTTTTTCCTTGTGAATAAAGCCTTTGAGTGGAATGCAAAATTCAGTCACGGAATATACCCAAACTCTGAACACCTGCTGACTCTGCCGAAAGGAGAGATCATCTTTTTCGGTCTCTACTTCCTTATGACAGGGCTTCACGGTCTGCACGTTATCATCGGCGGAGTTGTGATGGGTTTTGCCATATATTTCATGAAAAAAAATAAAGTAAACAGCACAGATTTTGTCATGTTGGAAAACGCAGGGCTATATTGGCATCTCGTTGACCTGATATGGATTTTTCTCTTTCCGCTGTTTTACCTGGTTATATAA